A single genomic interval of Halobacillus halophilus DSM 2266 harbors:
- a CDS encoding response regulator, whose amino-acid sequence MIRVMIVDDHSVLRDGIALVVNLAKGLEVVEQASTANELKEKIGLCQPDVVIMDIHLQEESGIEVTRYVKKHFPKVKILMLTIADDEQYLQRALDAGAAGYLLKDTSSDELIHGIINVYRGDCVIPPSMTKNLVMNYKRRKNAMTSDSQLTKREHEVLHELTKGHTNKEIAHILYISDKTVKIHISNIYRKLKVKSRSQAVLYAVQNKLLPPVGVD is encoded by the coding sequence ATGATTCGAGTCATGATTGTTGATGATCATAGCGTACTAAGAGATGGAATTGCGCTTGTAGTGAACTTAGCTAAGGGATTAGAAGTGGTTGAACAAGCCAGTACAGCAAATGAACTAAAGGAGAAAATCGGTCTTTGCCAGCCGGATGTTGTGATTATGGATATCCATCTTCAGGAGGAAAGTGGAATTGAAGTGACCAGATATGTGAAGAAGCACTTTCCCAAAGTTAAAATACTCATGTTGACCATTGCAGACGATGAGCAATACTTACAGAGAGCTTTAGATGCCGGAGCTGCTGGTTATTTGTTAAAAGATACTTCTAGTGATGAGCTTATTCATGGGATTATTAATGTTTACCGGGGTGACTGTGTGATCCCGCCTTCGATGACCAAGAATTTAGTTATGAACTATAAAAGAAGAAAAAATGCTATGACTTCGGATTCCCAACTTACGAAGCGTGAACACGAAGTATTGCATGAACTGACGAAAGGTCACACGAATAAGGAAATTGCCCATATTCTGTATATCAGTGATAAAACTGTAAAAATACACATCAGCAACATCTATCGTAAATTAAAAGTGAAAAGTCGATCTCAAGCCGTTCTTTATGCTGTTCAAAATAAACTGCTGCCTCCCGTGGGCGTGGATTAA
- a CDS encoding DUF4047 domain-containing protein, whose product MKPWHLRVISFIFVPLFTLSLVVSLLSQLVTDTEAAFVSEEKQQMTISTASLFPGEVEEKVAELKETYEHTHSLFLTLLEEDKDLKELKESRTELKESMEEFEALHKKVVNLLIAHKKDDLPFVTEGLEEIEEVLARYKKMDIELTDEKIEEKAKVEAKEKRKEQQEKQEEKKEEESEEKNTEQEDKDQEEKEVDDPKEKEQSSAKKEEEKETEEKNAEQEDKAQVEKDEDASKEKEQSSGKKEDKAKPEKDIGDPKESNREKTAESDEGKSKNKKETNSHTSKQDSKSSTSDSSKPKSNKEKEQDKASAKEEKEKPAEKSTTEDKKNEKEEEQEEKDAAEVEAESESKDLKQDQ is encoded by the coding sequence ATGAAACCCTGGCATCTGCGTGTGATTTCATTCATTTTTGTTCCTCTTTTCACTCTCAGTCTTGTCGTTTCATTACTTTCGCAGCTAGTCACAGACACGGAGGCTGCTTTTGTTTCCGAAGAAAAGCAGCAGATGACGATTTCTACAGCTTCTCTTTTTCCCGGCGAAGTAGAAGAAAAAGTAGCAGAATTAAAAGAGACTTACGAGCATACACACTCTCTTTTCCTCACCCTTTTAGAAGAAGACAAAGATTTAAAGGAACTCAAAGAAAGTCGTACTGAACTGAAAGAGAGCATGGAAGAGTTTGAAGCTTTACATAAAAAAGTAGTAAATCTACTTATTGCTCATAAGAAAGATGATCTTCCTTTTGTTACAGAGGGACTGGAGGAAATAGAGGAAGTGTTGGCTCGCTATAAAAAAATGGATATAGAACTAACGGATGAAAAAATAGAAGAAAAGGCGAAAGTAGAAGCAAAAGAAAAACGTAAAGAGCAGCAAGAAAAACAAGAAGAGAAAAAAGAAGAAGAATCAGAAGAAAAAAATACAGAACAAGAAGATAAAGACCAAGAAGAAAAAGAGGTAGATGATCCAAAAGAAAAAGAGCAGTCCTCTGCCAAAAAAGAAGAAGAAAAAGAAACAGAAGAAAAAAATGCGGAACAAGAAGATAAAGCTCAAGTAGAAAAAGACGAAGATGCATCGAAAGAAAAAGAGCAGTCCTCTGGCAAAAAAGAAGACAAAGCTAAGCCAGAGAAGGACATAGGCGACCCGAAAGAAAGTAATCGGGAAAAGACAGCGGAGTCGGATGAAGGTAAGTCCAAAAATAAAAAGGAAACGAATTCCCATACTTCCAAACAAGATAGTAAATCCAGCACTTCCGATTCTTCTAAACCGAAAAGCAACAAAGAAAAAGAGCAGGATAAGGCTTCTGCGAAAGAAGAGAAAGAAAAGCCTGCTGAGAAATCCACAACTGAAGATAAAAAGAATGAAAAAGAAGAAGAGCAAGAAGAAAAGGATGCTGCTGAAGTGGAAGCAGAGTCAGAGTCAAAAGATTTAAAGCAAGATCAATAG
- the sipW gene encoding signal peptidase I SipW — protein sequence MKTVLKVCKKIISVLTVLVILTLAVVVIAVKASGGEPTILGYQFKTVLSGSMEPTFQTGSIITIKLTEKDQQYSKGDVLTFIDKNENLVTHRVTEVKKANNETLYTTQGDNNDGADLDPVLSENVVGHYTGFTIPYLGHIVNYAGSKSGAALLLFVPGILLFIYGGLTFRKAVNDFKKQHETASTNQ from the coding sequence ATGAAAACGGTGTTAAAAGTTTGTAAGAAAATCATATCCGTGCTGACCGTTCTAGTTATTCTTACTTTGGCGGTGGTGGTTATAGCGGTAAAGGCCAGTGGAGGAGAACCGACCATTCTAGGTTATCAATTTAAAACGGTCCTATCTGGTTCCATGGAGCCGACGTTTCAAACGGGTTCTATTATAACCATTAAATTAACGGAAAAAGACCAGCAGTATTCAAAAGGTGATGTCCTCACCTTTATTGATAAAAATGAAAACCTCGTAACTCACAGGGTTACGGAAGTAAAAAAGGCGAATAATGAAACTCTTTATACAACTCAAGGGGATAATAATGATGGAGCTGATCTTGACCCTGTACTATCTGAAAATGTGGTGGGACATTATACGGGCTTCACGATCCCTTATCTGGGTCACATCGTAAATTATGCCGGCTCTAAATCCGGGGCAGCCCTGCTGCTGTTTGTGCCCGGTATCCTATTGTTTATCTATGGCGGTCTGACTTTTAGAAAAGCCGTCAATGACTTTAAAAAACAACATGAAACAGCCTCAACGAATCAATAA
- a CDS encoding CalY family protein, with protein sequence MSFFKKVSAGVVTASLGLSLMGGGTYAYFSDTETTNNTFGMGTLDVSVDPEVIVDVNDLKPGDTVLKEFKLGNEGTLDIKSISLLTDYNVIDAEGDNNGSDLGDHIRVNFLWNWDKESEPVFQTTLSELQGMDPDTVAKDVFDPLWEQRGGLDVGDEDTLWVQFEFVDNGEDQNEFQGDDLNLTWQFHANQTDGEDYE encoded by the coding sequence ATGAGTTTTTTTAAGAAAGTAAGTGCTGGAGTGGTGACTGCGTCCTTAGGGCTATCATTAATGGGAGGAGGAACTTATGCATACTTCAGCGACACAGAAACGACCAATAATACGTTTGGAATGGGAACGTTAGATGTGTCGGTTGATCCGGAAGTAATTGTGGATGTGAATGACCTGAAGCCAGGGGACACGGTACTTAAAGAATTCAAATTAGGTAACGAAGGCACTCTTGATATCAAGTCTATCAGCCTATTAACAGATTATAATGTGATTGACGCTGAAGGTGACAATAACGGCTCAGATCTTGGGGATCACATTCGCGTAAACTTCTTGTGGAACTGGGATAAAGAAAGCGAGCCTGTTTTCCAAACGACCTTAAGTGAACTGCAGGGCATGGATCCTGACACAGTAGCGAAAGACGTATTCGATCCGCTATGGGAACAACGCGGTGGCTTAGATGTAGGCGATGAAGATACTCTATGGGTTCAATTTGAATTTGTTGATAATGGTGAAGACCAAAATGAGTTTCAAGGTGACGACTTGAATCTTACTTGGCAATTCCATGCAAATCAAACCGATGGTGAAGATTACGAGTGA